In Levilactobacillus brevis, the genomic window TCCGGTTACGCTGATTGAAAGCCAATAAACACATGGTGACATCACTGGTGTGACAACGTTCGTTCAGTGTAATTGGACACCCCTCATGTAGCCGTGAGTGAGTCAAATTTGGTCTCAGCCGTGGGATTTTCCAAGTGGGTTGCTTGGAAAATGGCGTCTTTGAGACGCGGGTTGACGGCTCAAAGCGAGGGAAAAGACCGCCCTTTGGCTTTTCCCGGTCCTGCCCACAGCGATCCAGACCAAATTTGGCGAACGGCAAGGCGGCCAGCACGCAACTAGCATATTATAATGGGTGCTATCCTTATCACACTATGGATTCTAGCTGTTTTATAGCCTTCAAACTTTAGTTCTATAGACGAAACGTGCGGAGCAAGGCAGATCCCTGCGCTTAACCCCATTAAGGCCAAAATCCAAACCCGGGATTTTAACCTTAATGACGTTAATGCTCAGGATCTAAACGCCTTGCTCCGCACTCTTTTTTATTTAACCGGCACCACGCAAACACCCTCTGGTACCATGAAGTCCTTTTGAACCATCGTTAATTTACCGCTGTCCGCGTCACGCTGATATAACGTTGCGTTGTCGGAGTTTTGGTTCACCACGATGACCAAGCTTTCGTCCGCGTTCCAGTTGAAGTCCCGTGGGAAGTCGCCTTCCGTGGAAATCCGTTGCACCGTGGTCAGCTTGCCTGCATCATCGGCCGCGAAGACCGTGATAGAGTTGTGCCCCCGGTTGGAAACGTAAACGAAACGGCCGTCACTGCTCAACCGAATTGCCGCAGAACCGTTGTGCGCCGTCCAGTCATCTGGAATGGTGTGACTGATTTGCTTAACCGTTAATTTACCGGCAGTGGCATCGTAGTCCAACGTGGCCACATTACTGCTTAATTCACCGACCAGATAAGCCACACTCTTCTTGGCATCGAACACGATGTGCCGTGGACCGTAACCGGCTGGCAGGTCGACGTGACTGACGGCGGTCAATTTACCAGCCGCCGATACATCATAAATGTAGACCTTGTCCGTCCCCAAGTCACAAACGACCAACCGGTTGTCCGGCGTCAAGTTAGCGAAATGTGGGTGGGCCCCATCGGCTTGTTCCGGTGCTGGTCCGACTGGATCGTCATCATGAATCTCATCGGTTTCCGTCAAGGTTCCATCGTCAGCGATAGCATAGACGTCGACCAGGCCCTTGTGGTAGTTGGCCGTGTAGATTAATTGCCGCGCCTCATCAACCGCAACGTAGGCCGGTGAAGAACCGTGTTCCAGCACCTGTTGAATGGCCCGTGGTTTTTCTTCAGAAACATCGTAGATAATCAACCCACCTTGGGTCTGGCCATCCGTTTCCTTCTTGTTGATGACGTACAGGCGCTTAGCAGCGGCCTTGGCAATATAAGTTGGGCTCCCAGCAGAAGCTAACCATTCACAATTCGTTAACTGTGGCATCTTGGTATCCAGGCTCACCCGGTAAATGCCGCGACTGATTCGCTTGGTGTAAGTCCCAATATAAAAATCTTCCGTCATATGTGCTACCCCTTTCAACTTACCAATATCTAGTTTAAGTATAGCACAGCTCAGCCAACAACACCTGTGAAGTCACTGGTAACGGCACCGATTTATCTGTACAATAGGGATAAATCGTTTTAAGAAAGGAATCACCGTCCATGTCAAGCTTTGAGGGTTACCACCCGTTACTCACACCGAAGTTTCGGTTCGACTGGCTTACCCGCTTTAAATTAAAAAATGTTGCCGACCTCACTCACCGCGATCTCGCCGAAACTGCCGACTGGATCAACAATACCATGCGTTCTACCATGAAACGATCCACCCTCACTTGGGGGATCGAACGGCGGCAGACCCACAAGTTGGTGGGCTGGGGCGGCTTCTTGGAATTAGATCTGCCCGCCCATACGGGTCACGCCGGTCTAGCTGGCAAAACACTGCCCGCTAGCGAACAACAGGAAATCGTAGATCGTCTCGTCAGCTTCGGTCGCGATGAACTCCAACTGACCGAATTGAAATTAACACCGTCCGCGCGATTAGACGAGGCGGTACTTGCGGCGGCAGGGTTTACTGCCGATGACACCGGTCACGACTGGACCTGGCGCTTACACAACTAATATCGCCATCTGGTAGCTACTCATGATTACCATCTATCAATACACCAGCAAAAAGCCTTTGCATCGCCAAATATTGGCGGTACAAAGGCTTTTCTACGTTCTCTTTGCTACAGGCTGACGACTGCTTGCTAACGGTCAGGCTTCCAGCCAACGGAAATCTCCCAACAATATTAGCCGCACTTAACATCAGCCATCCCCTTAATCCTCTTCCGTTACCCGTTGATTGAGCTCACGGGCAATGGCGAAAGATTCACTCCGATAAGCATCGTGGACCCCGAGATAGTAACAGGCCAGACTGCCCAGTGCGACCACCAGGAAGTCCAGCGGATAGGCCAACTGGCCGACCCCGCCGAACTGAGTACTCCCCGCATAAGACATCACGGTGAGCCAGATCATTTCGGCTAACAGCCAGCGGCTTCCCTTGAGACTTGCCCGTAAGGCCCGCCATCCCGCTGGTTGTCGAATTTCGTAATAAATGTAGCATAGCAGTCCCAGGGCAATGACCCCAAAGACCTCGACCGTGGTCGGCCACTTCGCCCAGTAGATAGCGAGGCTCGCCAGCACATAGGCCAGTGGTGCCCACACCCGGACGCCGTGAAGTCGGAACGGCCGACTGAAGTCACGGCCTTGGTGTCGCAGTGCCATCACCGTAACGGGACCCGTCAGGTAAGCGATTAATGTCGACGTGGAAATTACGTTGGACAAGGCACTCCAGTTTCGGAAACCCGCGACCAAGAGAACCCCCAGCAACATGTCCACGACCATGGCGCGCCGTGGCGTTTGGTACTTCCGGTTGATTTCACCCAATCGCGTCGGAACGTGCTTGGTCCCGGTCATAGCGGCCAGCGTACGACTGGTCGTCGCCACGAATGAAACCCCGGTCCCAAATGGGGAGACGAAGGCGTCCAAATACAGTAACGTCGACAACCAGCCCAGATTCAGCAGAATGGCGATATCGGCAAATGGCGACTGGAAGTTGACGCCCTGCCAGCCGTGAGCCAGCATGGTCGTTGGCACAGCCCCAATGAAGGCCACCTGTAGCATCGTGTAAATTACGGTACTAATACCAAAGGCAATGACGATTCCCCAGAGAATGTTCCGTTCTGGGTGGTCAATTTCATTTCCCATATTAATCGTGGTCTGAAAAGCATTGTACGAGAAGATAATCCCCGCAGCCGTCGTCGCCGAGAAGATTGCCGCACTCCCGTTAGGCATGAAGCCCGCGGTGTGGGCAAAGTTGCCGGAATCAAACCCGGTCGCCAACAACACAATAATCGTCAGCGTGGGAATCACTAATTTAAAGACGGCAATAAAACTGGTAAATCGCGTCAACAACTTGACGGACCAGAAATTCAATAGCGTAAACGCCAAAATAAACAGAAAAACAATCAGTAATCCTTGATTGGTAATGTTTCCATCCTTCAGGAAACCCCTGGTCCAGTTTGCCCAGGCCCAGGGCCACGAACTCATGTATTGGACGGCGGCCACCGCTTCAATCGGAATGATCGTCAGTAACGATAGCCAGTTCGACCAACCAGCCACAAACCCTAGTAGTGGGCCGTGGGAGAAGGCCGCATACTGGCTCATCCCCCCGCTGGTCGGGAACATTGTCCCAAGTTCAATGTAATTTAATGCAATCAGGCCGATGACAACGGCCCCTAAAATCCAAGATAGGACAGCGGCCGGACCGGCGATCTGGGCAGCCATTCCTGCCCCAAACAACCAACCTGAACCGATGATGGCACTCAGCGTTAGCATGACTAGTGAAAATAAACTCATCTTGCGCTTCAACCAAATTCCTCACTTTCAAAAAAGATATTGGCCCATTGTACACTAGGAATCTGGCAATGCGCTAAGAAAGCAGCGATATTTCACTTAGAAGAGTTGACCGACGTAGTAGTGAATAAGCATGGTAATAATCCCGACAATTACGTTACGGATAATCGCGGTGCGGACCAATCCGTGGCCTAATTTAGCACTCAGAAATCCCGTCAACGTAACCGACAGTAACACGGCGATAATGGTTGCCGGCCACTGCCAAGCCGTTGAGAAGAGACTCATGGCAATCAGTGGGAAGGCGCCCCCCAGCGATGCCGCAATCAGGGAAGAAAAAGCCGCGTTCCAGGGATTCATGTAGTGTCCCAGCTGAATGTCTTCCTTGACGTTAACCACCGTTGCCAAGGCATCCTTATGCATTAAATCTTGGGCAATCGCCAGAGAAGTCTCGGCAGAAACCCCCCGCTCCTCGTAAAACTTCTGAACGGCGGCCTCTTGGTCGGAGTAGTGACTCTTGAGTAACGCCGCTTCTTGGTCCACGGCTGCCCTTTCCGTATCCTTTTGCGTGCTGACGGAGGCGTACTCTCCCGACGCCATCGAGAAGGCGCAGGCCAACAGGTCCGACAGGCCGGCAATAAAAATCGTAAATTGATTGTTGGTTGCGGCGGCGACACTGAACAATACCCCCACGACGGTTAGAATGCCATCGTTGGACCCTAACACACCGGCCCGCAACGTATTTAACTTTTCAGCCATCGTTTGTTGTTTCTTTTGCTTCTTAATCTGTACTTCTTCATTAGCTGCCATTGCTGTAGCCTCCCTCTAAGCGAATAGACTTCCGATGCCATACGTCACCAACATCGTTAAAATTCCCGCAATCACGTTTCGTCTCGTCCCGTTGCGCCGGTTGGCATTACCCAGAACAGCTGCCACGTAACCGGTAATCGACAAGGCAATAATGACGGCGATAAAGGTACCGAGAATTCGCCATTTCGCCGGCAATAAGGTAATGGACACTAGTGGCAGAATCGACCCGGTTGGAAATGAAATCATCGACGCAATCGCAGCTGCATACGGATTCGTATACTCCCCGACGTTAAAATCAAACCGTTCACGGACGGTGGTCTTTAATGGATCTTCACTCATCATTTCCTTGGCCGCCTGATCAGCCAACTCCGGTCGAATACCGCTGGCCAGATACTTATCGCGCACAAAGGCAAGCTCACCGTCGTAATCATCATCCAAGGCCACGGTCTGCGTCTCGATCGCCTTGCGTTGGGCATCCTTCTCGGCGTTAACGGAGACATACTCCCCCATCGCCATGGAGACCGTCCCGGCGATCATGCCGGCAATCCCGGAAATAAAGATGGCAAAACTACTGGTGGCCGCACCAGCCACTCCAACAACGATCCCGGCGACGGAAAGAATCCCATCGTTGGCGCCCATAACGCTAGCCCGCAAAACGTTGATTCGTTGGGCCAACGTGGCCTTTTTCTTCTCTTTTCTCATACTATCTACCCCCGATTATGTCCGTCTTCCATCTTAACACTCTTACAAATAAAAGTTAGGTGACACAAACTAAATAATGATACGTTTCTAACTAGCCGGTCATTCGTCATGATTAACGGCTCCCCCGCCACCCATCACGGTGAAATTGTGGTATCCTTTTTAAATGCACATCATGGTTGGGCCAACCACTACTTTTGGCGGTCATTACCGCTAGATTAGAATCATTATTATCTGCTAACGAATCCATTGTACTCACATTGTCGTCAAAAGTAAACTCTAAAAAACGCGAATATTTAATTTAGCACGCGGTTTGGTCTCGCGAGGCAAGAAACTGGAAGTATTGTCAAAATGTGGTTTAATAGAGGCAAACTAGATTGATTATAAATTATCTTGGTCGATAGTACGACCAATTGACTAAAACAAAAACAAACAAAAGGAGGGTTCACCTTGGCAAATCAGCAACAACTTTTAAAACAGGCCCTGCAGACCTTGAAGGATCACCACGTCCGGGTCACCCCGCAACGGCAAATTATTTTGACTTATTTGGTGACCCACCACAACCACCCTTCGGTCGACACCATCTTTAACGCGCTCGCCAGCCAGCTGCCCAATCTCAGCATGGCTACGGTCTACAATACATTGAATCTCTTGGTGGATCTGGGCGTCGTCATTGAATTGCCGAATGATAACGGTGGCCTGCGCTATGACTTTTACGGCCGACCACACTACCACGTTATTTGTGAAAACTGTGGAAAAATCACGGATGTCTTCGCTCCCGACTTTCCAGAGATTGAGCGCCAACTCAACCAGGAAGCGGCGGATCAGACCGGCTACCTTATCACCAGTAACCACGTTGAAGTCTATGGTCTCTGCCCCGAGTGTCAGCAGAAGCTCCACATCGATCCGAAGCGGCAAAATTGGACGGCGGATACCCAGAAACCGCTGTCATAGCAATATTACAGCCACATTACAGGTGTCGTTAACTTTTAATGTATTTGCAAACACGCTAAACAAATCCCGTCAGTATCGTTATTAACCCCGTAATATTACGGGGAAACGCCGGTCTGACGGTTGTCGTGGTGGCCGATAATGTATATAGTTGATAACGAAGAATATCGACTGAGCGGCCTGAAAAGGGTCGTGTACGAATAAAAAAGATTTGAGGGATGATCAGGGTGAAGATGCATAAAGTAGTATTGACCGCACTGGCCGCCTTAGGGGTTGTTGGCATTCTCGGTGTCACCAACACGACTACGGCTAACGCGAGTTCTAAAGTGAACAATTATATTAGTAGCAAAAATATCAAGCCAGCTAAAATTACCAAGTCCATTTGGAGTGGTTTTCCAAAGAATAAATACCGGCATGGTAAGGCTAAGCCTGAAGGGGTCGTCGTTCACGAAACGGCCAATCCATCTTCAACCATCTACAACGAAATTGCCTATATGAAGCGTAACTACAACAACGCCTTCGTCCACAGTTTCGTTGACGGTTCGCGGATCATCAACATTGCCAATACCGACTACTTGGCTTGGGGGGTCGGCTTCCCTGGGAACGCCCGCTTCGTTCAATTCGAACAAGTGGAAGTTCACAGCAAGTCCGCTTTCGCCCACGAAATTGCCAACGCGGCTTGGTACACGGCCTACCTTTTAAACGAATACAACTTAAAGCCTAACGATGCCGCTTATGACGGTAAGGGGACGGTTTGGTCCCACGGGTCCGTTGCTTCTCAC contains:
- a CDS encoding lactonase family protein; this encodes MTEDFYIGTYTKRISRGIYRVSLDTKMPQLTNCEWLASAGSPTYIAKAAAKRLYVINKKETDGQTQGGLIIYDVSEEKPRAIQQVLEHGSSPAYVAVDEARQLIYTANYHKGLVDVYAIADDGTLTETDEIHDDDPVGPAPEQADGAHPHFANLTPDNRLVVCDLGTDKVYIYDVSAAGKLTAVSHVDLPAGYGPRHIVFDAKKSVAYLVGELSSNVATLDYDATAGKLTVKQISHTIPDDWTAHNGSAAIRLSSDGRFVYVSNRGHNSITVFAADDAGKLTTVQRISTEGDFPRDFNWNADESLVIVVNQNSDNATLYQRDADSGKLTMVQKDFMVPEGVCVVPVK
- a CDS encoding GNAT family N-acetyltransferase, giving the protein MSSFEGYHPLLTPKFRFDWLTRFKLKNVADLTHRDLAETADWINNTMRSTMKRSTLTWGIERRQTHKLVGWGGFLELDLPAHTGHAGLAGKTLPASEQQEIVDRLVSFGRDELQLTELKLTPSARLDEAVLAAAGFTADDTGHDWTWRLHN
- a CDS encoding APC family permease produces the protein MKRKMSLFSLVMLTLSAIIGSGWLFGAGMAAQIAGPAAVLSWILGAVVIGLIALNYIELGTMFPTSGGMSQYAAFSHGPLLGFVAGWSNWLSLLTIIPIEAVAAVQYMSSWPWAWANWTRGFLKDGNITNQGLLIVFLFILAFTLLNFWSVKLLTRFTSFIAVFKLVIPTLTIIVLLATGFDSGNFAHTAGFMPNGSAAIFSATTAAGIIFSYNAFQTTINMGNEIDHPERNILWGIVIAFGISTVIYTMLQVAFIGAVPTTMLAHGWQGVNFQSPFADIAILLNLGWLSTLLYLDAFVSPFGTGVSFVATTSRTLAAMTGTKHVPTRLGEINRKYQTPRRAMVVDMLLGVLLVAGFRNWSALSNVISTSTLIAYLTGPVTVMALRHQGRDFSRPFRLHGVRVWAPLAYVLASLAIYWAKWPTTVEVFGVIALGLLCYIYYEIRQPAGWRALRASLKGSRWLLAEMIWLTVMSYAGSTQFGGVGQLAYPLDFLVVALGSLACYYLGVHDAYRSESFAIARELNQRVTEED
- a CDS encoding VIT family protein; this translates as MAANEEVQIKKQKKQQTMAEKLNTLRAGVLGSNDGILTVVGVLFSVAAATNNQFTIFIAGLSDLLACAFSMASGEYASVSTQKDTERAAVDQEAALLKSHYSDQEAAVQKFYEERGVSAETSLAIAQDLMHKDALATVVNVKEDIQLGHYMNPWNAAFSSLIAASLGGAFPLIAMSLFSTAWQWPATIIAVLLSVTLTGFLSAKLGHGLVRTAIIRNVIVGIITMLIHYYVGQLF
- a CDS encoding VIT family protein, with the protein product MRKEKKKATLAQRINVLRASVMGANDGILSVAGIVVGVAGAATSSFAIFISGIAGMIAGTVSMAMGEYVSVNAEKDAQRKAIETQTVALDDDYDGELAFVRDKYLASGIRPELADQAAKEMMSEDPLKTTVRERFDFNVGEYTNPYAAAIASMISFPTGSILPLVSITLLPAKWRILGTFIAVIIALSITGYVAAVLGNANRRNGTRRNVIAGILTMLVTYGIGSLFA
- a CDS encoding transcriptional repressor — protein: MANQQQLLKQALQTLKDHHVRVTPQRQIILTYLVTHHNHPSVDTIFNALASQLPNLSMATVYNTLNLLVDLGVVIELPNDNGGLRYDFYGRPHYHVICENCGKITDVFAPDFPEIERQLNQEAADQTGYLITSNHVEVYGLCPECQQKLHIDPKRQNWTADTQKPLS
- a CDS encoding N-acetylmuramoyl-L-alanine amidase, giving the protein MHKVVLTALAALGVVGILGVTNTTTANASSKVNNYISSKNIKPAKITKSIWSGFPKNKYRHGKAKPEGVVVHETANPSSTIYNEIAYMKRNYNNAFVHSFVDGSRIINIANTDYLAWGVGFPGNARFVQFEQVEVHSKSAFAHEIANAAWYTAYLLNEYNLKPNDAAYDGKGTVWSHGSVASHLGGSSHTDPVGYYSTTGKKYFGQKYTMAAFYQMVKKYYNAMNVKHTKLVSATYKSVNKEAKLSSKYTKYYLYNHVKGANKNAKRQSWSKIAPKVGKSYVVDMTAKKSNGSMWYRIKPSKNTTSKTRYWVYSGNLTNIKDIETATATSTSVSAAATSSSASSASDTATSSASSSN